One Ostrea edulis chromosome 2, xbOstEdul1.1, whole genome shotgun sequence genomic region harbors:
- the LOC125679508 gene encoding uncharacterized protein LOC125679508 isoform X4 yields MPSTQCFVKLLYLSAILYVVTISKVCSYEDGDTNNTITESPASTTALDTATLDDENTTSTIESTTVISTQPSTSSVTTQSTTEDQSTAEISTQPSTSSATTQSTGDQSTTEISTQPSTSSATTQSTGDQSTTEISTQPSTSSATTQSTGDQSTTEAMEATTEETTTSSNEEISPDNTTSLSQNTSESSTESPTKATTEKLMESTSATEIITTSSSDITTSDAPVPTSTQETDNATSAPDTSSPQTSDSNLTTEVPSSITVATTQQSTASTSSNDVTTEATTDVATTQPHIITTKQTYQVEPIYPSIENAVLELKFVLKFNGCSHNKTTIESKLSSVSSSINGCEYLRVRRIKSCSNGRRKRSASGSQVSVDAALGIDAQVGISSGSNVSHEMYASLSTVKDIDLTYLNDSISNVTNTLTSQSICDSDSCRGALIGRPGFVCVDQTLNNKQRCAILYYCDHHPIDCGKHGQCYVETDSRSTSYVSKCRCNKEDYFRYEGVGCTEKVLTWELAIIICASAGGVLILVLLCVIVTLCFRNASNSADVSFEESELIYSPSGITSTSHYKNGVENRGYMEVRETSASGSWKPEDSANTSPNFRNSIKERFN; encoded by the exons ATGCCCTCTACTCAGTGTTTTGTAAAATTGTTGTACCTGT CAGCAATATTGTATGTTGTGACTATATCCAAAGTGTGCAGTTATGAAGATGGCGATACAAACAATACCATTACTGAATCACCTGCTTCCACAACTGCATTAGATACTGCAACGTTAGATGATGAGAACACGACCTCAACGATTGAAAGCACAACAGTAATATCTACACAACCAAGTACTAGTAGTGTGACAACACAATCAACAACAGAGGATCAAAGCACAGCAGAAATATCTACACAACCAAGTACTAGCAGTGCGACAACACAatcaacaggggatcaaagcaCAACAGAAATATCTACACAACCAAGTACAAGCAGTGCGACAACACAatcaacaggggatcaaagcaCAACAGAAATATCTACACAACCAAGTACAAGCAGTGCGACAACACAatcaacaggggatcaaagcaCAACAGAGGCAATGGAAGCTACAACAGAGGAAACTACGACATCGAGCAACGAGGAAATATCACCAGATAACACAACATCTTTATCACAAAATACAAGTGAAAGTTCGACAGAATCCCCCACGAAAGCAACAACGGAAAAATTGATGGAGTCAACTAGTGCGACCGAGATAATCACTACATCGTCTTCAGATATTACCACTTCAGATGCACCTGTACCAACCAGTACACAAGAAACCGACAACGCAACAAGTGCACCAGATACAAGCTCTCCACAAACGTCTGATTCAAATTTGACAACTGAGGTACCAAGTTCTATTACAGTAGCAACAACACAACAGAGTACAGCGTCCACAAGTAGCAATGACGTCACAACAGAGGCAACAACAGACGTAGCGACAACACAGCCGCATAtaataacaacaaaacaaacctaTCAAGTTGAGCCCATTTATCCCAGCATAG AAAATGCTGTATTAGAGCTTAAATTTGTATTGAAATTTAATGGTTGTTCtcacaacaaaacaacaatTGAAAGCAAG CTATCCAGCGTATCCAGCAGTATAAATGGATGTGAATACCTGAGAGTACGAAGGATAAAAAG CTGTTCAAATGGGCGTAGAAAAAG GTCAGCTTCTGGATCACAGGTGTCGGTTGATGCCGCGCTCGGTATTGACGCCCAAGTGGGGATTTCTAGTGGTTCAAATGTTAGCCATGAAATGTACGCTTCTCTGTCTACAGTGAAGGACATCGATCTGACGTATCTAAACGATTCTATTAGTAACGTTACAA ATACTTTGACGTCACAGAGTATTTGTGACTCAGACAGCTGCAGAGGAGCACTGATTGGTCGGCCAGGATTTGTATGTGTCGATCAAACACTCAACAACAAACAAAGATGTGCCATTCTATATTACTGTGACCATCATCCTATCGACTGTGGAAAACATGGCCAGTGTTACGTAGAAACCGATAGTAGGTCTACTTCCTACGTCTCAAAATGCAG GTGCAATAAGGAGGACTACTTCCGGTATGAGGGCGTTGGTTGTACAGAGAAGGTGTTGACATGGGAACTGGCCATCATTATTTGTGCGTCCGCTGGTGGAGTATTGATTCTCGTCCTTCTCTGTGTCATAGTAACCCTCTGTTTTAGAAATGCATCCAACTCTGCCGACGT GAGCTTTGAGGAATCAGAATTGATATACAGCCCGTCAGGAATAACCAGCACCAGTCATTATAAAAAT GGCGTTGAGAACCGAGGATACATGGAGGTGCGTGAAACATCGGCAAGTGGTAGTTGGAAACCCGAAGACAGCGCTAACAC ATCACCGAATTTTAGAAACTCAATCAAAGAAAGATTCAACTAG
- the LOC125679508 gene encoding uncharacterized protein LOC125679508 isoform X5 produces MPSTQCFVKLLYLSAILYVVTISKVCSYEDGDTNNTITESPASTTALDTATLDDENTTSTIESTTVISTQPSTSSVTTQSTTEDQSTAEISTQPSTSSATTQSTGDQSTTEISTQPSTSSATTQSTGDQSTTEISTQPSTSSATTQSTGDQSTTEAMEATTEETTTSSNEEISPDNTTSLSQNTSESSTESPTKATTEKLMESTSATEIITTSSSDITTSDAPVPTSTQETDNATSAPDTSSPQTSDSNLTTEVPSSITVATTQQSTASTSSNDVTTEATTDVATTQPHIITTKQTYQVEPIYPSIENAVLELKFVLKFNGCSHNKTTIESKLSSVSSSINGCEYLRVRRIKSCSNGRRKRSASGSQVSVDAALGIDAQVGISSGSNVSHEMYASLSTVKDIDLTYLNDSISNVTNTLTSQSICDSDSCRGALIGRPGFVCVDQTLNNKQRCAILYYCDHHPIDCGKHGQCYVETDSRSTSYVSKCRCNKEDYFRYEGVGCTEKVLTWELAIIICASAGGVLILVLLCVIVTLCFRNASNSADVSFEESELIYSPSGITSTSHYKNGVENRGYMEVRETSASGSWKPEDSANT; encoded by the exons ATGCCCTCTACTCAGTGTTTTGTAAAATTGTTGTACCTGT CAGCAATATTGTATGTTGTGACTATATCCAAAGTGTGCAGTTATGAAGATGGCGATACAAACAATACCATTACTGAATCACCTGCTTCCACAACTGCATTAGATACTGCAACGTTAGATGATGAGAACACGACCTCAACGATTGAAAGCACAACAGTAATATCTACACAACCAAGTACTAGTAGTGTGACAACACAATCAACAACAGAGGATCAAAGCACAGCAGAAATATCTACACAACCAAGTACTAGCAGTGCGACAACACAatcaacaggggatcaaagcaCAACAGAAATATCTACACAACCAAGTACAAGCAGTGCGACAACACAatcaacaggggatcaaagcaCAACAGAAATATCTACACAACCAAGTACAAGCAGTGCGACAACACAatcaacaggggatcaaagcaCAACAGAGGCAATGGAAGCTACAACAGAGGAAACTACGACATCGAGCAACGAGGAAATATCACCAGATAACACAACATCTTTATCACAAAATACAAGTGAAAGTTCGACAGAATCCCCCACGAAAGCAACAACGGAAAAATTGATGGAGTCAACTAGTGCGACCGAGATAATCACTACATCGTCTTCAGATATTACCACTTCAGATGCACCTGTACCAACCAGTACACAAGAAACCGACAACGCAACAAGTGCACCAGATACAAGCTCTCCACAAACGTCTGATTCAAATTTGACAACTGAGGTACCAAGTTCTATTACAGTAGCAACAACACAACAGAGTACAGCGTCCACAAGTAGCAATGACGTCACAACAGAGGCAACAACAGACGTAGCGACAACACAGCCGCATAtaataacaacaaaacaaacctaTCAAGTTGAGCCCATTTATCCCAGCATAG AAAATGCTGTATTAGAGCTTAAATTTGTATTGAAATTTAATGGTTGTTCtcacaacaaaacaacaatTGAAAGCAAG CTATCCAGCGTATCCAGCAGTATAAATGGATGTGAATACCTGAGAGTACGAAGGATAAAAAG CTGTTCAAATGGGCGTAGAAAAAG GTCAGCTTCTGGATCACAGGTGTCGGTTGATGCCGCGCTCGGTATTGACGCCCAAGTGGGGATTTCTAGTGGTTCAAATGTTAGCCATGAAATGTACGCTTCTCTGTCTACAGTGAAGGACATCGATCTGACGTATCTAAACGATTCTATTAGTAACGTTACAA ATACTTTGACGTCACAGAGTATTTGTGACTCAGACAGCTGCAGAGGAGCACTGATTGGTCGGCCAGGATTTGTATGTGTCGATCAAACACTCAACAACAAACAAAGATGTGCCATTCTATATTACTGTGACCATCATCCTATCGACTGTGGAAAACATGGCCAGTGTTACGTAGAAACCGATAGTAGGTCTACTTCCTACGTCTCAAAATGCAG GTGCAATAAGGAGGACTACTTCCGGTATGAGGGCGTTGGTTGTACAGAGAAGGTGTTGACATGGGAACTGGCCATCATTATTTGTGCGTCCGCTGGTGGAGTATTGATTCTCGTCCTTCTCTGTGTCATAGTAACCCTCTGTTTTAGAAATGCATCCAACTCTGCCGACGT GAGCTTTGAGGAATCAGAATTGATATACAGCCCGTCAGGAATAACCAGCACCAGTCATTATAAAAAT GGCGTTGAGAACCGAGGATACATGGAGGTGCGTGAAACATCGGCAAGTGGTAGTTGGAAACCCGAAGACAGCGCTAACAC ATAA
- the LOC125679508 gene encoding serine-rich adhesin for platelets-like isoform X2, protein MPSTQCFVKLLYLSILYVVTISKVCSYEDGDTNNTITESPASTTALDTATLDDENTTSTIESTTVISTQPSTSSVTTQSTTEDQSTAEISTQPSTSSATTQSTGDQSTTEISTQPSTSSATTQSTGDQSTTEISTQPSTSSATTQSTGDQSTTEAMEATTEETTTSSNEEISPDNTTSLSQNTSESSTESPTKATTEKLMESTSATEIITTSSSDITTSDAPVPTSTQETDNATSAPDTSSPQTSDSNLTTEVPSSITVATTQQSTASTSSNDVTTEATTDVATTQPHIITTKQTYQVEPIYPSIENAVLELKFVLKFNGCSHNKTTIESKLSSVSSSINGCEYLRVRRIKSCSNGRRKRSASGSQVSVDAALGIDAQVGISSGSNVSHEMYASLSTVKDIDLTYLNDSISNVTNTLTSQSICDSDSCRGALIGRPGFVCVDQTLNNKQRCAILYYCDHHPIDCGKHGQCYVETDSRSTSYVSKCRCNKEDYFRYEGVGCTEKVLTWELAIIICASAGGVLILVLLCVIVTLCFRNASNSADVSFEESELIYSPSGITSTSHYKNGVENRGYMEVRETSASGSWKPEDSANTYANIDSKLRESNYNIQIKRPKVSQVQRSDEITEF, encoded by the exons ATGCCCTCTACTCAGTGTTTTGTAAAATTGTTGTACCTGT CAATATTGTATGTTGTGACTATATCCAAAGTGTGCAGTTATGAAGATGGCGATACAAACAATACCATTACTGAATCACCTGCTTCCACAACTGCATTAGATACTGCAACGTTAGATGATGAGAACACGACCTCAACGATTGAAAGCACAACAGTAATATCTACACAACCAAGTACTAGTAGTGTGACAACACAATCAACAACAGAGGATCAAAGCACAGCAGAAATATCTACACAACCAAGTACTAGCAGTGCGACAACACAatcaacaggggatcaaagcaCAACAGAAATATCTACACAACCAAGTACAAGCAGTGCGACAACACAatcaacaggggatcaaagcaCAACAGAAATATCTACACAACCAAGTACAAGCAGTGCGACAACACAatcaacaggggatcaaagcaCAACAGAGGCAATGGAAGCTACAACAGAGGAAACTACGACATCGAGCAACGAGGAAATATCACCAGATAACACAACATCTTTATCACAAAATACAAGTGAAAGTTCGACAGAATCCCCCACGAAAGCAACAACGGAAAAATTGATGGAGTCAACTAGTGCGACCGAGATAATCACTACATCGTCTTCAGATATTACCACTTCAGATGCACCTGTACCAACCAGTACACAAGAAACCGACAACGCAACAAGTGCACCAGATACAAGCTCTCCACAAACGTCTGATTCAAATTTGACAACTGAGGTACCAAGTTCTATTACAGTAGCAACAACACAACAGAGTACAGCGTCCACAAGTAGCAATGACGTCACAACAGAGGCAACAACAGACGTAGCGACAACACAGCCGCATAtaataacaacaaaacaaacctaTCAAGTTGAGCCCATTTATCCCAGCATAG AAAATGCTGTATTAGAGCTTAAATTTGTATTGAAATTTAATGGTTGTTCtcacaacaaaacaacaatTGAAAGCAAG CTATCCAGCGTATCCAGCAGTATAAATGGATGTGAATACCTGAGAGTACGAAGGATAAAAAG CTGTTCAAATGGGCGTAGAAAAAG GTCAGCTTCTGGATCACAGGTGTCGGTTGATGCCGCGCTCGGTATTGACGCCCAAGTGGGGATTTCTAGTGGTTCAAATGTTAGCCATGAAATGTACGCTTCTCTGTCTACAGTGAAGGACATCGATCTGACGTATCTAAACGATTCTATTAGTAACGTTACAA ATACTTTGACGTCACAGAGTATTTGTGACTCAGACAGCTGCAGAGGAGCACTGATTGGTCGGCCAGGATTTGTATGTGTCGATCAAACACTCAACAACAAACAAAGATGTGCCATTCTATATTACTGTGACCATCATCCTATCGACTGTGGAAAACATGGCCAGTGTTACGTAGAAACCGATAGTAGGTCTACTTCCTACGTCTCAAAATGCAG GTGCAATAAGGAGGACTACTTCCGGTATGAGGGCGTTGGTTGTACAGAGAAGGTGTTGACATGGGAACTGGCCATCATTATTTGTGCGTCCGCTGGTGGAGTATTGATTCTCGTCCTTCTCTGTGTCATAGTAACCCTCTGTTTTAGAAATGCATCCAACTCTGCCGACGT GAGCTTTGAGGAATCAGAATTGATATACAGCCCGTCAGGAATAACCAGCACCAGTCATTATAAAAAT GGCGTTGAGAACCGAGGATACATGGAGGTGCGTGAAACATCGGCAAGTGGTAGTTGGAAACCCGAAGACAGCGCTAACACGTATGCTAATATTGACTCCAAGTTACGAGAATCTAATTATAACATACAG ATAAAGAGACCAAAGGTTTCCCAGGTTCAGAGGTCAGACGAA ATCACCGAATTTTAG
- the LOC125679508 gene encoding uncharacterized protein LOC125679508 isoform X3 encodes MPSTQCFVKLLYLSAILYVVTISKVCSYEDGDTNNTITESPASTTALDTATLDDENTTSTIESTTVISTQPSTSSVTTQSTTEDQSTAEISTQPSTSSATTQSTGDQSTTEISTQPSTSSATTQSTGDQSTTEISTQPSTSSATTQSTGDQSTTEAMEATTEETTTSSNEEISPDNTTSLSQNTSESSTESPTKATTEKLMESTSATEIITTSSSDITTSDAPVPTSTQETDNATSAPDTSSPQTSDSNLTTEVPSSITVATTQQSTASTSSNDVTTEATTDVATTQPHIITTKQTYQVEPIYPSIENAVLELKFVLKFNGCSHNKTTIESKLSSVSSSINGCEYLRVRRIKSCSNGRRKRSASGSQVSVDAALGIDAQVGISSGSNVSHEMYASLSTVKDIDLTYLNDSISNVTNTLTSQSICDSDSCRGALIGRPGFVCVDQTLNNKQRCAILYYCDHHPIDCGKHGQCYVETDSRSTSYVSKCRCNKEDYFRYEGVGCTEKVLTWELAIIICASAGGVLILVLLCVIVTLCFRNASNSADVSFEESELIYSPSGITSTSHYKNGVENRGYMEVRETSASGSWKPEDSANTYANIDSKLRESNYNIQITEF; translated from the exons ATGCCCTCTACTCAGTGTTTTGTAAAATTGTTGTACCTGT CAGCAATATTGTATGTTGTGACTATATCCAAAGTGTGCAGTTATGAAGATGGCGATACAAACAATACCATTACTGAATCACCTGCTTCCACAACTGCATTAGATACTGCAACGTTAGATGATGAGAACACGACCTCAACGATTGAAAGCACAACAGTAATATCTACACAACCAAGTACTAGTAGTGTGACAACACAATCAACAACAGAGGATCAAAGCACAGCAGAAATATCTACACAACCAAGTACTAGCAGTGCGACAACACAatcaacaggggatcaaagcaCAACAGAAATATCTACACAACCAAGTACAAGCAGTGCGACAACACAatcaacaggggatcaaagcaCAACAGAAATATCTACACAACCAAGTACAAGCAGTGCGACAACACAatcaacaggggatcaaagcaCAACAGAGGCAATGGAAGCTACAACAGAGGAAACTACGACATCGAGCAACGAGGAAATATCACCAGATAACACAACATCTTTATCACAAAATACAAGTGAAAGTTCGACAGAATCCCCCACGAAAGCAACAACGGAAAAATTGATGGAGTCAACTAGTGCGACCGAGATAATCACTACATCGTCTTCAGATATTACCACTTCAGATGCACCTGTACCAACCAGTACACAAGAAACCGACAACGCAACAAGTGCACCAGATACAAGCTCTCCACAAACGTCTGATTCAAATTTGACAACTGAGGTACCAAGTTCTATTACAGTAGCAACAACACAACAGAGTACAGCGTCCACAAGTAGCAATGACGTCACAACAGAGGCAACAACAGACGTAGCGACAACACAGCCGCATAtaataacaacaaaacaaacctaTCAAGTTGAGCCCATTTATCCCAGCATAG AAAATGCTGTATTAGAGCTTAAATTTGTATTGAAATTTAATGGTTGTTCtcacaacaaaacaacaatTGAAAGCAAG CTATCCAGCGTATCCAGCAGTATAAATGGATGTGAATACCTGAGAGTACGAAGGATAAAAAG CTGTTCAAATGGGCGTAGAAAAAG GTCAGCTTCTGGATCACAGGTGTCGGTTGATGCCGCGCTCGGTATTGACGCCCAAGTGGGGATTTCTAGTGGTTCAAATGTTAGCCATGAAATGTACGCTTCTCTGTCTACAGTGAAGGACATCGATCTGACGTATCTAAACGATTCTATTAGTAACGTTACAA ATACTTTGACGTCACAGAGTATTTGTGACTCAGACAGCTGCAGAGGAGCACTGATTGGTCGGCCAGGATTTGTATGTGTCGATCAAACACTCAACAACAAACAAAGATGTGCCATTCTATATTACTGTGACCATCATCCTATCGACTGTGGAAAACATGGCCAGTGTTACGTAGAAACCGATAGTAGGTCTACTTCCTACGTCTCAAAATGCAG GTGCAATAAGGAGGACTACTTCCGGTATGAGGGCGTTGGTTGTACAGAGAAGGTGTTGACATGGGAACTGGCCATCATTATTTGTGCGTCCGCTGGTGGAGTATTGATTCTCGTCCTTCTCTGTGTCATAGTAACCCTCTGTTTTAGAAATGCATCCAACTCTGCCGACGT GAGCTTTGAGGAATCAGAATTGATATACAGCCCGTCAGGAATAACCAGCACCAGTCATTATAAAAAT GGCGTTGAGAACCGAGGATACATGGAGGTGCGTGAAACATCGGCAAGTGGTAGTTGGAAACCCGAAGACAGCGCTAACACGTATGCTAATATTGACTCCAAGTTACGAGAATCTAATTATAACATACAG ATCACCGAATTTTAG
- the LOC125679508 gene encoding serine-rich adhesin for platelets-like isoform X1, producing the protein MPSTQCFVKLLYLSAILYVVTISKVCSYEDGDTNNTITESPASTTALDTATLDDENTTSTIESTTVISTQPSTSSVTTQSTTEDQSTAEISTQPSTSSATTQSTGDQSTTEISTQPSTSSATTQSTGDQSTTEISTQPSTSSATTQSTGDQSTTEAMEATTEETTTSSNEEISPDNTTSLSQNTSESSTESPTKATTEKLMESTSATEIITTSSSDITTSDAPVPTSTQETDNATSAPDTSSPQTSDSNLTTEVPSSITVATTQQSTASTSSNDVTTEATTDVATTQPHIITTKQTYQVEPIYPSIENAVLELKFVLKFNGCSHNKTTIESKLSSVSSSINGCEYLRVRRIKSCSNGRRKRSASGSQVSVDAALGIDAQVGISSGSNVSHEMYASLSTVKDIDLTYLNDSISNVTNTLTSQSICDSDSCRGALIGRPGFVCVDQTLNNKQRCAILYYCDHHPIDCGKHGQCYVETDSRSTSYVSKCRCNKEDYFRYEGVGCTEKVLTWELAIIICASAGGVLILVLLCVIVTLCFRNASNSADVSFEESELIYSPSGITSTSHYKNGVENRGYMEVRETSASGSWKPEDSANTYANIDSKLRESNYNIQIKRPKVSQVQRSDEITEF; encoded by the exons ATGCCCTCTACTCAGTGTTTTGTAAAATTGTTGTACCTGT CAGCAATATTGTATGTTGTGACTATATCCAAAGTGTGCAGTTATGAAGATGGCGATACAAACAATACCATTACTGAATCACCTGCTTCCACAACTGCATTAGATACTGCAACGTTAGATGATGAGAACACGACCTCAACGATTGAAAGCACAACAGTAATATCTACACAACCAAGTACTAGTAGTGTGACAACACAATCAACAACAGAGGATCAAAGCACAGCAGAAATATCTACACAACCAAGTACTAGCAGTGCGACAACACAatcaacaggggatcaaagcaCAACAGAAATATCTACACAACCAAGTACAAGCAGTGCGACAACACAatcaacaggggatcaaagcaCAACAGAAATATCTACACAACCAAGTACAAGCAGTGCGACAACACAatcaacaggggatcaaagcaCAACAGAGGCAATGGAAGCTACAACAGAGGAAACTACGACATCGAGCAACGAGGAAATATCACCAGATAACACAACATCTTTATCACAAAATACAAGTGAAAGTTCGACAGAATCCCCCACGAAAGCAACAACGGAAAAATTGATGGAGTCAACTAGTGCGACCGAGATAATCACTACATCGTCTTCAGATATTACCACTTCAGATGCACCTGTACCAACCAGTACACAAGAAACCGACAACGCAACAAGTGCACCAGATACAAGCTCTCCACAAACGTCTGATTCAAATTTGACAACTGAGGTACCAAGTTCTATTACAGTAGCAACAACACAACAGAGTACAGCGTCCACAAGTAGCAATGACGTCACAACAGAGGCAACAACAGACGTAGCGACAACACAGCCGCATAtaataacaacaaaacaaacctaTCAAGTTGAGCCCATTTATCCCAGCATAG AAAATGCTGTATTAGAGCTTAAATTTGTATTGAAATTTAATGGTTGTTCtcacaacaaaacaacaatTGAAAGCAAG CTATCCAGCGTATCCAGCAGTATAAATGGATGTGAATACCTGAGAGTACGAAGGATAAAAAG CTGTTCAAATGGGCGTAGAAAAAG GTCAGCTTCTGGATCACAGGTGTCGGTTGATGCCGCGCTCGGTATTGACGCCCAAGTGGGGATTTCTAGTGGTTCAAATGTTAGCCATGAAATGTACGCTTCTCTGTCTACAGTGAAGGACATCGATCTGACGTATCTAAACGATTCTATTAGTAACGTTACAA ATACTTTGACGTCACAGAGTATTTGTGACTCAGACAGCTGCAGAGGAGCACTGATTGGTCGGCCAGGATTTGTATGTGTCGATCAAACACTCAACAACAAACAAAGATGTGCCATTCTATATTACTGTGACCATCATCCTATCGACTGTGGAAAACATGGCCAGTGTTACGTAGAAACCGATAGTAGGTCTACTTCCTACGTCTCAAAATGCAG GTGCAATAAGGAGGACTACTTCCGGTATGAGGGCGTTGGTTGTACAGAGAAGGTGTTGACATGGGAACTGGCCATCATTATTTGTGCGTCCGCTGGTGGAGTATTGATTCTCGTCCTTCTCTGTGTCATAGTAACCCTCTGTTTTAGAAATGCATCCAACTCTGCCGACGT GAGCTTTGAGGAATCAGAATTGATATACAGCCCGTCAGGAATAACCAGCACCAGTCATTATAAAAAT GGCGTTGAGAACCGAGGATACATGGAGGTGCGTGAAACATCGGCAAGTGGTAGTTGGAAACCCGAAGACAGCGCTAACACGTATGCTAATATTGACTCCAAGTTACGAGAATCTAATTATAACATACAG ATAAAGAGACCAAAGGTTTCCCAGGTTCAGAGGTCAGACGAA ATCACCGAATTTTAG
- the LOC125679508 gene encoding mucin-2-like isoform X6: MPSTQCFVKLLYLSAILYVVTISKVCSYEDGDTNNTITESPASTTALDTATLDDENTTSTIESTTVISTQPSTSSVTTQSTTEDQSTAEISTQPSTSSATTQSTGDQSTTEISTQPSTSSATTQSTGDQSTTEISTQPSTSSATTQSTGDQSTTEAMEATTEETTTSSNEEISPDNTTSLSQNTSESSTESPTKATTEKLMESTSATEIITTSSSDITTSDAPVPTSTQETDNATSAPDTSSPQTSDSNLTTEVPSSITVATTQQSTASTSSNDVTTEATTDVATTQPHIITTKQTYQVEPIYPSIENAVLELKFVLKFNGCSHNKTTIESKLSSVSSSINGCEYLRVRRIKSCSNGRRKRSASGSQVSVDAALGIDAQVGISSGSNVSHEMYASLSTVKDIDLTYLNDSISNVTNTLTSQSICDSDSCRGALIGRPGFVCVDQTLNNKQRCAILYYCDHHPIDCGKHGQCYVETDSRSTSYVSKCRCNKEDYFRYEGVGCTEKVLTWELAIIICASAGGVLILVLLCVIVTLCFRNASNSADV; this comes from the exons ATGCCCTCTACTCAGTGTTTTGTAAAATTGTTGTACCTGT CAGCAATATTGTATGTTGTGACTATATCCAAAGTGTGCAGTTATGAAGATGGCGATACAAACAATACCATTACTGAATCACCTGCTTCCACAACTGCATTAGATACTGCAACGTTAGATGATGAGAACACGACCTCAACGATTGAAAGCACAACAGTAATATCTACACAACCAAGTACTAGTAGTGTGACAACACAATCAACAACAGAGGATCAAAGCACAGCAGAAATATCTACACAACCAAGTACTAGCAGTGCGACAACACAatcaacaggggatcaaagcaCAACAGAAATATCTACACAACCAAGTACAAGCAGTGCGACAACACAatcaacaggggatcaaagcaCAACAGAAATATCTACACAACCAAGTACAAGCAGTGCGACAACACAatcaacaggggatcaaagcaCAACAGAGGCAATGGAAGCTACAACAGAGGAAACTACGACATCGAGCAACGAGGAAATATCACCAGATAACACAACATCTTTATCACAAAATACAAGTGAAAGTTCGACAGAATCCCCCACGAAAGCAACAACGGAAAAATTGATGGAGTCAACTAGTGCGACCGAGATAATCACTACATCGTCTTCAGATATTACCACTTCAGATGCACCTGTACCAACCAGTACACAAGAAACCGACAACGCAACAAGTGCACCAGATACAAGCTCTCCACAAACGTCTGATTCAAATTTGACAACTGAGGTACCAAGTTCTATTACAGTAGCAACAACACAACAGAGTACAGCGTCCACAAGTAGCAATGACGTCACAACAGAGGCAACAACAGACGTAGCGACAACACAGCCGCATAtaataacaacaaaacaaacctaTCAAGTTGAGCCCATTTATCCCAGCATAG AAAATGCTGTATTAGAGCTTAAATTTGTATTGAAATTTAATGGTTGTTCtcacaacaaaacaacaatTGAAAGCAAG CTATCCAGCGTATCCAGCAGTATAAATGGATGTGAATACCTGAGAGTACGAAGGATAAAAAG CTGTTCAAATGGGCGTAGAAAAAG GTCAGCTTCTGGATCACAGGTGTCGGTTGATGCCGCGCTCGGTATTGACGCCCAAGTGGGGATTTCTAGTGGTTCAAATGTTAGCCATGAAATGTACGCTTCTCTGTCTACAGTGAAGGACATCGATCTGACGTATCTAAACGATTCTATTAGTAACGTTACAA ATACTTTGACGTCACAGAGTATTTGTGACTCAGACAGCTGCAGAGGAGCACTGATTGGTCGGCCAGGATTTGTATGTGTCGATCAAACACTCAACAACAAACAAAGATGTGCCATTCTATATTACTGTGACCATCATCCTATCGACTGTGGAAAACATGGCCAGTGTTACGTAGAAACCGATAGTAGGTCTACTTCCTACGTCTCAAAATGCAG GTGCAATAAGGAGGACTACTTCCGGTATGAGGGCGTTGGTTGTACAGAGAAGGTGTTGACATGGGAACTGGCCATCATTATTTGTGCGTCCGCTGGTGGAGTATTGATTCTCGTCCTTCTCTGTGTCATAGTAACCCTCTGTTTTAGAAATGCATCCAACTCTGCCGACGT ATAA